Proteins encoded together in one Candidatus Zixiibacteriota bacterium window:
- a CDS encoding LptF/LptG family permease, whose translation MLILSRYVLKEHIGPFFFGFFVVTFVLIIDFIPHMLELIIGKDLSAWTVIKFLVLNLAWMLALAVPMAVLVATLMAFGRMTADKEILAVKSLGIDLIRLMIPVFIASGLIGAGLIWFNNEVLPDANHMASNLRGDIGRLRPTFQLQPGVFVENIPGYIVLVNEIDHKTSRIKGAVIYDRTNQNVNRTITADSGVVEFSPQDEMITFHLMDGQIHEQERDKAREYRISSFTSQTFKVGNLETRLKETEQDYRGDREMSANQMLEKVHGWEKENADYREALRLDTDSALTRLLNPPAKPLTATNRGEKEWLEYQYSQAAAGISQLTRLFKTRRTQIITNIKLISKYSVEIHKKYALPAACLAFILIGAPLGVVSRGGGMALSIGISIGLFTVYWAFLIGGEQLADRLIVAPGVAMWAANVLMVMTGLILIYWVRSEKSFVAALRMIFWRSASL comes from the coding sequence CTCAAGGAGCACATCGGGCCGTTCTTTTTCGGCTTCTTCGTCGTCACCTTCGTGCTGATCATCGACTTCATTCCGCACATGCTGGAGTTGATCATCGGCAAGGACTTGTCCGCCTGGACCGTGATCAAATTCCTGGTACTGAATCTGGCCTGGATGTTGGCTCTGGCCGTGCCGATGGCCGTGCTGGTGGCAACATTGATGGCGTTCGGGCGGATGACCGCCGACAAGGAAATTCTCGCAGTCAAGTCGCTGGGGATCGACCTGATTCGCCTGATGATTCCGGTCTTCATTGCCAGCGGGTTGATCGGCGCAGGCTTGATCTGGTTCAACAATGAGGTGCTGCCCGATGCCAATCACATGGCTTCGAACCTGCGCGGCGACATCGGCCGCCTGCGGCCCACGTTTCAACTGCAGCCGGGTGTGTTCGTGGAGAATATTCCGGGCTATATCGTTCTGGTAAACGAGATCGACCACAAGACTTCGCGCATCAAGGGCGCAGTGATCTATGACCGCACCAATCAGAATGTCAACCGGACAATTACCGCCGACTCGGGAGTGGTAGAGTTTTCGCCGCAGGACGAGATGATCACCTTCCATCTGATGGACGGCCAAATCCACGAGCAGGAACGCGACAAGGCACGCGAGTACCGGATTTCGTCGTTCACTTCACAGACGTTCAAAGTCGGAAACCTGGAAACGCGGTTGAAGGAGACCGAGCAAGACTATCGCGGCGATCGCGAGATGTCGGCCAACCAGATGCTGGAGAAGGTGCACGGGTGGGAGAAAGAAAATGCCGATTATCGCGAAGCGCTTCGGCTTGACACCGACTCGGCGTTGACCAGGCTTCTGAATCCCCCGGCCAAACCGTTGACCGCTACCAATCGCGGAGAGAAAGAGTGGCTGGAATACCAGTACTCGCAGGCCGCCGCCGGAATATCGCAATTGACCCGACTCTTCAAGACCCGGCGGACGCAGATCATTACCAACATCAAGCTCATCTCAAAGTACAGTGTTGAGATTCACAAAAAGTACGCGCTGCCGGCGGCGTGTTTGGCGTTCATCCTGATCGGTGCGCCGCTGGGGGTCGTGAGTCGCGGCGGTGGGATGGCGCTTTCGATCGGCATCTCGATCGGGTTGTTCACGGTCTATTGGGCGTTCCTGATCGGAGGCGAGCAGTTGGCCGATCGATTGATCGTCGCTCCGGGCGTTGCGATGTGGGCGGCCAACGTGTTGATGGTGATGACGGGGTTGATCTTGATATACTGGGTGCGCAGCGAAAAGAGCTTCGTGGCGGCACTGCGGATGATCTTCTGGCGGAGCGCAAGCTTGTGA
- a CDS encoding LptF/LptG family permease, with product MSILARYLLKRFFLTFFVSILCFIIIFDLVNLVENIGRFVESGAETKDIALYYAYFTPFIVVLTCPIATLLAAIFSIGLLAKTNELTAMKAAGISIYRIAGILVMGGFLIAGGLWVFGEIILPEANYRKNIIKAEKIERRRPETANVYRNQLFQGLDGRIFQFGSYMSQSLSGEDVVVQRFDGRTLKEITTMKRLQWRDSVWIAHGVVIRAIGDLESAAQPIRSSAHDSLVLSDYREQPNLFEDWFTRQDAYSMGYFKLKEFIEVSRQLGKKVTVQLVDLYNKIAFPFINVIIILIGVALASNPRRAGLGISFGLSMGISFVFFTLVKVGIEMGHNDIISPLVAAWGTNAIFLLLGLVLLIRVPK from the coding sequence GTGAGTATCCTGGCCCGCTACCTGCTCAAGCGATTCTTCCTGACATTTTTCGTGTCGATCCTCTGTTTCATCATCATCTTCGATCTCGTCAATCTTGTGGAAAACATCGGGCGCTTCGTCGAATCGGGGGCGGAGACGAAGGATATCGCGCTTTATTATGCCTACTTCACGCCGTTTATCGTCGTCCTCACGTGCCCAATCGCCACGCTGCTGGCGGCAATCTTCTCGATTGGTCTGCTGGCCAAGACCAATGAGTTGACGGCAATGAAGGCGGCCGGCATTTCGATCTACCGCATCGCCGGGATTCTGGTAATGGGCGGGTTTCTAATTGCCGGCGGTCTGTGGGTATTCGGGGAGATTATTCTGCCCGAAGCCAACTATCGGAAGAACATCATCAAAGCAGAGAAGATCGAGCGCCGACGGCCGGAGACGGCGAATGTCTACCGGAATCAGCTGTTCCAAGGGCTGGACGGCCGCATCTTCCAGTTCGGCAGCTACATGTCGCAATCACTGAGCGGTGAGGATGTCGTGGTGCAGAGATTTGATGGACGCACGCTCAAGGAAATCACGACGATGAAGCGCTTGCAGTGGCGCGATTCCGTCTGGATCGCCCACGGGGTTGTCATCCGCGCGATCGGCGATCTCGAGTCGGCGGCGCAGCCGATTCGCAGCAGCGCTCACGATTCGCTGGTCCTGAGCGACTACCGCGAGCAGCCGAATCTGTTTGAGGACTGGTTCACGCGACAGGATGCCTATTCGATGGGTTACTTCAAGCTGAAGGAGTTCATCGAAGTCAGCCGGCAGTTGGGCAAAAAGGTAACGGTGCAGTTGGTCGATCTCTACAACAAGATCGCGTTTCCGTTCATCAACGTCATCATCATCCTGATCGGTGTGGCGCTGGCGTCGAATCCGCGCCGCGCCGGACTGGGCATCAGTTTCGGATTGTCGATGGGAATCTCATTTGTATTTTTTACCCTGGTCAAGGTCGGGATCGAGATGGGACACAACGATATTATCTCACCGTTGGTCGCCGCCTGGGGCACGAATGCGATTTTTCTATTGCTGGGTTTGGTTTTGCTGATCCGGGTGCCCAAGTAG